From the genome of Candidatus Electrothrix communis, one region includes:
- a CDS encoding SRPBCC family protein, which yields MTRLFHKHKRQLIILAGCAMFFFQMSEISSWAASPAPSSAKAGAAISLNAQEQQTVHEQEIVVRERPTNGKPGKAFEAVGIMEAKHEVIRDIIMDYPSYPDFMPNVSRIEILAQDENTALLNQTLSLPLGKIKKYRIKLEASEPDEQTSLIQWQLQPWPELKPEETIRDTAGFWRIEELDATHSLVQYHVYTDPGKIPFGLGWIVDLLSKDSVPEVLLKTKERAKKVSALLKGARGIDHDD from the coding sequence ATGACAAGGTTGTTCCATAAGCACAAACGACAACTTATTATCCTGGCTGGATGTGCTATGTTCTTCTTCCAGATGTCTGAGATATCTTCCTGGGCCGCTTCTCCAGCGCCGAGTTCTGCAAAAGCAGGCGCTGCAATCAGCCTGAATGCCCAGGAACAACAGACTGTGCATGAGCAAGAGATCGTTGTCCGGGAGCGCCCCACCAATGGTAAGCCGGGAAAGGCCTTTGAGGCCGTGGGTATCATGGAGGCCAAGCACGAGGTCATCCGGGATATTATTATGGATTATCCAAGCTACCCGGATTTCATGCCCAATGTCAGCCGTATTGAGATCCTTGCGCAGGATGAGAACACAGCCCTGCTCAACCAGACCCTTTCCCTGCCCCTGGGCAAGATCAAAAAATACCGAATCAAACTGGAGGCGTCAGAGCCTGATGAGCAGACTTCGCTGATTCAATGGCAGCTCCAACCGTGGCCCGAACTCAAACCGGAAGAGACCATCCGGGATACCGCTGGGTTTTGGCGTATTGAAGAGCTGGATGCCACGCATTCGCTGGTGCAGTACCATGTCTACACAGATCCGGGTAAGATTCCCTTTGGCCTCGGCTGGATTGTTGATCTCCTCAGTAAGGACTCGGTGCCTGAGGTGTTGCTGAAGACAAAGGAGCGGGCGAAAAAGGTCAGTGCGTTGCTGAAAGGGGCAAGGGGAATAGATCATGATGACTGA
- a CDS encoding nucleotidyltransferase domain-containing protein produces the protein MMTEEIRDRNIYAVVLKHYPAVQAVYLFGSMATGEERPDSDADIGLLLPIAEAKKRGALLLSPCAFELADQLGRDVDLLNLRQVSTVMQHQVVSYGRLLHVGDEYGQQEFEMLTLSFYQKLNEERAEILEDFYQTKRAYRV, from the coding sequence ATGATGACTGAGGAAATCCGAGATCGAAATATTTATGCTGTGGTCTTAAAACATTACCCGGCGGTGCAGGCGGTGTATTTATTCGGCTCAATGGCAACCGGAGAAGAACGACCGGACAGCGATGCGGATATCGGGCTTTTGCTGCCCATTGCAGAGGCAAAGAAAAGGGGGGCCTTGTTGCTCTCGCCCTGCGCCTTTGAACTTGCCGACCAGCTCGGACGGGACGTGGATCTCCTCAACCTACGCCAGGTGTCCACGGTGATGCAGCATCAGGTGGTGAGCTATGGCAGGCTGCTGCATGTTGGGGATGAATATGGCCAGCAGGAATTTGAGATGCTCACCCTCTCCTTTTATCAAAAATTGAATGAGGAGCGGGCAGAAATTTTAGAGGATTTTTACCAAACCAAGAGGGCCTATCGTGTATGA
- a CDS encoding DUF86 domain-containing protein: MNDVIINKIQSIQRCVFRAREEYGFNPDGFAEDFSRQDAAILNVIRACEQAIDLANHLVRQLKLGIPTSSRDSFQRLGEQGIIDRELAESLGRMAHFRNFAVHQYEKIDINVVCEIISKKLEELIRFGDAVMEYFAD, translated from the coding sequence ATGAATGATGTCATTATCAACAAAATACAGTCCATTCAGCGTTGCGTGTTTCGAGCGCGAGAGGAATACGGTTTTAACCCGGACGGATTTGCTGAGGATTTCAGTCGACAGGATGCAGCCATCCTTAATGTGATCCGGGCATGCGAACAGGCTATTGACTTGGCTAATCATCTGGTTCGGCAACTCAAACTGGGGATCCCAACGAGCAGTCGGGATAGTTTTCAACGGCTCGGTGAGCAGGGGATTATTGATCGAGAACTAGCGGAATCCCTTGGCAGGATGGCCCATTTTCGAAATTTTGCTGTGCATCAGTATGAGAAGATCGACATCAACGTTGTCTGTGAGATAATCAGCAAAAAGCTTGAGGAGCTGATTCGGTTTGGGGATGCGGTTATGGAGTATTTTGCTGATTAA